TGTCATCTGAGGGACGGACCGCCTGGTGTGTACACGGGgctgggacagagctggggATGTCAACCCAGGAGCCAACTGACTCCTGGATCTGTGTCTTAATTACTTTTAAGATCCTTTGGAGAGACTCGGTACAGCTTCCCAGCGGAAATAACTGAAGTCTCATTTCTCAAGACATCCTAAATTGGAACAGCCAAGCTGCCCTATGTACAAATTGCTCTGTTTTCCCAAGGGATGGGAAAGACAACTTTCTAGGTCTCTGTGTCTGTGATCCTTGGAAGTTCTCTCTTACCTGGAAAAGCCTTTCCCGCAGCTCTGGCAGATGTAGGGCTTTCCCACTGAGCCATCGTGGGATCGAACATGGTAGGACATCCTGTCTTTCCGCTTGAACCGTAACCCGCACACTGGACAAGAGTAAGGCTTCTCACCAGAGTGCGACAGCTTGTGCCGATTCAGGTGGTACACGTCCCGAAAGATCTTGCCACAGATGTCACATGCCACCTGTTTCCTTgtcctgcttctttttctggGCGCGTCAGGGTCGTCCTGGCCAGGGATGCCATTTTCACCCAGTCTGGGGGGCGGGATGTCTATGTAACCCAACTGCAAGCTCGTCACCCCATGCTGAGCCTCGTGCTGACGAAGCCGATTGGCATCAGTGAAAACCTTTCCACAGAGGCCACACGGCAGGATGCCGGCCTCCCGCAGTCCACCCGGGGCCCCAAACATCATGGAGTCCAGGAGGTTGGCTTTACGGGGACGGCCTCTGCCCCGCTTGGTACCTAAGGTGGGGGCACTAGCAGCAACATTCTGGAAGGGCGAGGCGAGCAGCGGTGGGGAAAGGGGTCCTGCCACCATGGGCAGGCGGTCCACACCCTGCAGCACGGGCAGGGAGGACTGCGCTGCGGTGAGCGCAGCCCGTGTGGCCTCGTCTTCGGGCATGCCCGCGATGCCATTGCCATTGGGCGCCAGCGCGGCACCGTTGGTCATGTCGAGAGGGAAGCCGAGGTCAGCGGCTCCTGGGCGGAACAGCATGATGTCGGGGCGCGTGGGGGGCACGAGGATCTGCACGTTGGACTGCTTGATGACCTCCTGGCAGATGTCGATGACGGAGCGCATCAGCAGGAACTTGGCGGCCGTCATGAGCTCCGGGAAGCTCTCCAGCCGCACCACGATGCGCGACGTGTAGGCGAAGTCCAGGATGTCCCCGAACACCTTGGAGCTGATGGTGTGCATCTCCAGCTCCCGCCCTCCCCCGGGGaccccgccgcccgccgccgagGCTccgccggccgccgccgcctccgccgaGCCCCCTTCTCCACCGCCGGCCGCTCCGTCGCCCGGCTGCGCGCTGAACACCGACTCGAAGTACTCGCTGCAGGCGGCCAGCACCGCCCGGTGCGCCGGGAAGCTCTCGTCGCCCACGCGCAGGAGTACGTCGCAGAAGCGGCCGCCGTTCTTGCGCTGCTGGTTGAGGCTGTGCAGCATGTCGGCGCTGTGCCGGCTCACCTGGTACGTGTAGCAGCCCGACGAGGGGCCGCAGGCGGCGGCCTCGCTCACCCGCTCCATGGGGTTGCGCCGCCCCGCTGGCGCCCGCAGGGGGCGCGCTGCTCTCACGCCCGGCGGCGCGCGCCGCCTCCTGCTCCCCGCCCCTGTCCGGGCCGACGGCGGCGGCGCGCGCTGCGCTCCCTGCACAGCGCGAAGGGATGGCGGGGGGGGGCGAGACAAAAGGCTCGGGCGGCGGAGGGGCGCGCGCCGCGCGGGGCCGCCGCGGCCGCCGGCGCGGAAGCTCCGCCCGGGTCCGGCCGCCACGAGGCGCTGCGGCCGCGGAGGCCGCCGCGGGAAGGGGCGTGCGCGgcgccggcggcggcggcgagcggggagggaggggggggctcGGGCAGCCGCGGCTCCGGGCTGCCGGCTCCGTCCGTCCCTGTGTGTTTGGAGCGGAGGAAAGATGGCAGCGGCTGCACTTCCTCTTGCACTTTCACCCctggggggaggagaaggagggggcGATACCACCCCCCCTACAAAAATCCAGCGGGGGCCCCCCGGCCGCTGCTCCCCCGACcgagcgccgccgccgcctccggcCCCGCGCCGGGCCCCGCCCGCTTCGCCGCACCCTCACCACCGGCGCCGCAaactttcctctctccttcGGTCGAGAAGCCCCCCACCCTAATCGCggagacccccccccctcctccggCCGCTCGGGCTCCCCCTGCCCCCCCGCTTCCtgcccccctccctccccgcaTCCGCCAATGCACGAGCAGCCAGCGCCAGCAGGCCGGCCCCCACCCCGCccgcccgcggggccgggggctgcaGCCTCCCCCTTCCCCGGCTCCTCTCATCCAATGCCGAGCCGGCAGCTGGGCCCCCACCGCGAAGCGGGGGGGCCGCGCTCGCCCCCTCCCCCAAATATCCGGGCCGCGCTCGCCCCCCGGGCCCCCTCCCACCGGGGAGAGGAGGGGCCGGGGGTGGGGGTGCTGCGGGTGCTGCGGGCggcctcccccacccccccaggcCGATGCAAACCCGCCCGGAGCCGTAGAGGCGCGCGGCggcccccacccccctccccgcTCGCCCAAGAGCTGCTCCCAGAGGGGCatggggctgcggggcggcccGACCTCCCCCCGCGCCCTCGTTACCCTCGCGCTCCCTGCACCGGGACCCGCTCCCGGCACGACCCGGGGCAGGGAAGGAGCCGGAGGCGAGCCCCGCGCTACAGAAATGCCCCTCTCGGAGGGACCCGCGCTGGGGGCCGAGCCCCGCTCTGCCGGGGAACCGCCGTGCGCCGGGCGCGATCCCGGAGGCACCGCTGCGAGCGGGCTGTCCGGTGCTGAACCGCCCCGGGAGCGGCGCGAAGGGCCGTGCCGACATCAGCACCGTGTTGGCGTCCCGCTGAAACGCGCTTTCTGACTCCGAAtcatttttgcttgcttttgagGAAATATTCCCCCAGCCCATCTCCGCACACGCTTAGAGAGTTCTTTGCTTTGTTAAAGACGGTGCATTTCTAAAGCATTCACGGGCACCTTTTAGCCTTTGTAACATCAAGGCTAAGTAAGAATCCTCGGATGACCTATTCGCGGTCCAGTACTGTCACTTAAACTACTCGTTGGCAAACACTGAACTTAGCACACACAGGGGCATCtcgagctgtaggtgttccAAAGGCTCCAACCTCACACTGCAATCAAATGGTGGTGGAACTGAAAAGGTCTTCTGGTACCGATGTGCAAACCAACACAATGAGCTTCCAAAGggcagctttttttccccacattaaCACTTAAGGCCACACGGTGCCCTCAGTTTCTGCGCTGGATTTCTCTTGCTTTTGATGGCAGCTGGCTACACTGCAGGCATCTCCAGTGGCTCTTTATTGCTGCACTGTGGATGCACACACTCGGATACAAACGTGTTTTTGGAAATCGGGGGTTGTCTGAGTGCTAGCGATTctggggagcagagctcagaTAACTGTATTACACAGATAACGCAGTGCCCTCATCCTGCAAGCCTGCCCATGTGTCAGGGGAACAAGAGTTGGACTTGCCAGAGTGAAGAAAATGACTCAATTTCAGCTTGTTGGCCAGGCTGCACGTACACATGGTCAGAGCAGTTAAAGGAGCTGGAATTTGCTGATCTCTCCTAGTGGCTCTCTGGTCAGTCGTGTGCCTTCCCCCGATAGCTCATACCGGCTtattaatttgctttctttaagtCCCCAGTCCCCTGCCATGGTTCCTGCTTCCTATTTCAGCTCCCCCCTCGCTGGCTCTTTGTCTCCGCGCTAGGCAGGGGGAGGGGGGTCCTGCCGCCCTCACTGCGCTCACAACTTTCTCCAGTTGCCAGAGAATGTTCTGGTTTCAGCTTCCAGTCCTCCCGTTTTAAAAGCCCCATCCAACTCACTCTGCCTCCTTCCTCAGGTAAATGCGAAGTGCTTATCCCAAAGCACGAGATTTCCCGCAAAGGACACACCCGCACTCGGTTGGAGCTCCGCAGCAGCGTGCCAGGAGCTCCCGCTGCGTCCATGCAGGGTGCAGCAAGGGATGACCCCAGCACTCCCCGATTTCCTTTCCCCAGGAAGCCACAGGAGTGCAGCACAGCCACGAACCCCAGCGCTTCACTGCTCGCACACGGCAAGGGCTGCATCTCTCCTTTTTGTTCTTCCACCTTTACCACGCTGTTCTCCCCCACACCCTTATGGCTTCACCCACTTGTCTGAACTGTTCCCAAGCTAATCTGCCCCAGGACATGAGCCTATCAAAGCAATCATTCAGTTGCTGCTTGTTACAGTGTAGCCAGATTTCTTCTATTTACAAGTAACCTacaatttctgctctgctaAGACAAAATGTGGGTCATCTGTATAAAAACACTCGGAGGATGAAGTTCCCTACCTGCAGTGTGATGACAAAACGCCATTTCCCCACTCTTAACTATGCAAGCAGACAGGTGTGAGTGCCCTTGGACTCATCTGTCACCAAACTGAACTAGTTAATACCTTGAAGAGCAAGTTCTGGATAGTGAAAAGGAGTCttacatgcaaagaaaaagttacattttcagtacaaagaattccttcccctttccagATGATTCCTAACCTAACCTGCTGCAACTGGACCTGCTGAACTTCTGAATTCCTCTCTTTAAATAAAGGCATCTCCCTCAGCTACTTTATTCAGCTTCTTGCTGCTTCCTGTCTCACTTCAACTCATGGGGATTCCTGAGCTGTCCCTAAATGTCTTGCAGCTGTTTGGTCCCTGCTGAAGCACTGACTGGTATCTCAGCAGCACTATTAGTCCTCCTTCTCTCTGAACATGTGTGGACCATTTGGGTACACCGTGCACTGCTTACTTTGCTGCAGattagctgctgctgctgccgttACTTGGAAACGCTGACCTAAAAGTGTGAGGGCTACTCCGAAAGTATCGCCTCCTATTTCATTGTGTTGGCCCACAGTGCCAGGTGTGGGTGCTGGTGgtacagcagcagaggctgaaccttcccaccaatatcccatcaCATCCTGGGACAGAGGGTCAGTCTGATGGAggtgtgtgtgcagcagaggtgtgtcactgaattcctccatgcagaaacaaatgcaCCCGCTGACATccatcaatgcttgctgagtctttctggagaccaaacagtggctgtgagcacagcgaggggtgggtggtgcatttcagcactggtgaaaTGATTGTTATAAGCGTGGCatagtggtgactatgttaaaaaaaacaagacattctgtagctgaaaatttgctctataaAACAGTGTGATTGTGcattttgtatctgttgtttccatggaaataatagaaggcattactttcagagcaacctagGTAATTTGGTCTACAAATATGGGGAAGCAAAGCAAGATTCTGGGGCTGCTGCTATCTTTTAGAATAGGCTAAGCATGTTCTTTAAGAGAGCTGGTCACTATTTCACTAAGATAGAAAATACAGGGTTACAATAGTACTCGTGCCATCTAATTCAGCCATACCAATCATTTCCTTGTTGTGTATCCCACAGAAATACACATTGGGCACTTCATGGCACACCTGCACATTTCAGCCAGtagctgtcatttttttctgagctgtcACTGGAATTTTAATTAACTGAGACCAATCTAACTAGCAATTAATTCATTCAGCGCTTGGTGATTATTCTTCTAGTCAGTTCCTCAAATTCActccatttttttaattaggaaTTGTCCCAGCAGCAAGTTATCAGCCTTGGAAACAGCACAGTTTCCTCTTGCAATCCAGATATGGGCTAGCAAtttgccagctttctcctccaaaagcaaacaacccTTGCTTAAAAGTACCTGACATTCACAAAAACTCCTGCTAGCAGTACGATGAGCATGGCACATGATCGCACAGCATATGATGCTATGATAAGTATGCAGTGAGAGTTATtctgaaaaggggaaatggcgctccttgcttttcctctttctgctcACTCTCCCCAGGTGTTGTTTAGTCCATCTGCTGCACGGCATTCCATGACAAAGTCTAAGGAGCTGAAGCTAAACTGCAGAACTTTTTGTTGTTAATCTGATTCAAAGCAGTCTTTGAAGCCAACCTTTGCTACTTAATCTCCCTTTTGTTCCCACCAATTCCTTCACTCTGCCCATTTTAGCTTACTCTAGACTGTCTGGAACCAAAGCAACCTCAGCCATTCAAAGACTGCTTCTCTGAGGATCTGGTCAAAATGGGAATACAGCTGGGCTTCCTGTCCACCTAACAACTCCCCATGCAGTAGGCATCCACGTGCAGTGACTTTCTCATGTAAAACATACTTCACAACGCAAACCAAGCACGCAGTGCAAGCAGTGAATGTCTGGTATTTACAGACCACCAGCTAAGTTACTGTGTTGCTCTGAGGACAACTTCTATGTAAAAACCAAGTAAATTGGCATTAAAAAGTTAGTTTAGGAAGACAACTGAGAACCAATACCTCTGCATTTCTTACAAGATTCAAAATGTAATTATCAGTCTATTGCCTCGAGATTCAAAGTGTAAATTGTATCAAGTTCCAAAGCCCTTCCCCTCAGGCAGTCAACACACTGGTTCCATTCGGGACTCCCCACTCAGTACCCAGGTCTCAAAATTGTACCTTCTGATGGGGGCTTCTCAAAATCTCATTCCTCCAGTTCATCATCAGCCTGAAATGGTTTCTCTCCTCTTCAGCACCACTAGTTCTGTGAAGCACAACAACAGCGTTAGTCAGTCACCAGCTCTGAAATCAGAGTacaattcacacacacacacacaacttcagttttgcaaaactgcagaaactgcaggatgaaagaaggaagaaaaaaccaaaaactatCTTAAAATTAACAGATCTCCATCACCTATCAgacactcctttttttttttttcatagggAACTGGCGGGATGGTTACAGTCACAGATTCATAATGTTTATAATCCAAAGTAATTAGGTCAAAGTTATCATTTGATACTGATTATTTTACAGAAGGCTGCTGAAAACTTCTGATAAGATATGAAATTTCAAGAGCCCCGTTTCACCTGCAGAGTCACAACTGAATTTCCCCCCTGGCACTTTTTTAATCctgcagaaaatgcacattATCCCACCACTCAGCTGCAAATGGAGTCCCCCACAAGCCCACAAACACATGCAGCCTTAGCACAGCTGTTTCCAAGCACAGATCCTAGATTTTCTGTCCTACAGTGAATTACAAAACCAGGGTGGCTCTTAAGCTAAAAGGAGTTTCTCACTGCACTGCGAATAGTGCATCCTATCTGTAAGTTATCAGAAGTTAGAAAAATACCAATACCTAAAATATCTAATTGTAAATCATCTTTATCAAAGTAAAATCTGTGCTATTTTGATGGTACATTTGTTCCACAGAATGTATCGCAGTTaattttaaactcattttttaTCATGTTCTTTACAATGTGACCCGCAAGCCACATCTGAcaatgcttgttttgtttcccacCTAAGTAGAACTCCTACCCAAGTGAAGGTGATGGCTGTTCCAGACATAATGTCAGAATTTGGCTGAAGGAACTTATTTAAAGTTTGACAGAAAATAGACACTAAATAGACCTCAATactcagctctcctgctgcagagatCTACAGATACActtgcagagcagagcaatggAAACATTAAAGTTTCAGTCATTTTATGGCAACTGCACATTCCTGTTGtgcaaaaaataaagctgagataCAAATAAAGGAAGTGACTCTTCAAAATTAATGAGTCAGCAGGACTGAGTGTGTAGAATATGGATTTCCAAAACCAATTTTTACTACATCCTCCATCTTTCAGATCTTGCTAATGAGGTATGTGCCATTTCAGTCACATCCCTGTCATTGCAGCTCAATGAGACACACATTCCTAGCTTTTCTGTATTGCTGATTCCACACAGGGTCATGTTTCTTAATCATTTGAGACAGCTTTTAATTCAGATGTAGCTCTCCTGAATTTTCAGAACGCCCTGAGACATATTGCTTCACCTTACTAAAAATATTATTAGAGAAGCACCTTTCTTACATACTTCTAGTTTATAAGTTAGAAAGCCATATGACTCCGTGAtcatttggttttcttttcatcacAGATCTGAACCTTCCTGCTGCACTGCCAGAGTTGTACTACACAGCTGTGATGCAGTGTGCAGCCTTGGGAGACAGGCATTCTCTCTCACTTCACCCAGATTCTCTAAATACAATTAtctcaattaaaacaaaataaaataagccaAATTACACACCCCATCTTCCATCAGCACCCACTACAAAGCTCAATCCACCTTTCAAGTAGATCTCTGTCTCTTGtagcttctttcattttctcacaggggatttttttcctcttctgataTTAAATCCTAtttcatattattattttccttgattttccctttcctgactGAATTTTATAACAAACTTTTGTAATTTGCAGTCTATTTTCCAGTTTTGACTGCCATTCTCAGAGGATGCCATTCATCCACTCCCAGTAGCCTCATTTCCAGTTGTCACATCTAACTTCCTACATTCTCTGGAGCATGAAATAACATATAATAACATATAATAATACATTATATTCAAAAAATCATGAGAGTCATCACAGTAAATCTGTTCACAACATGGAACCAACCTCTCCAGAGGTCCCTACCAGCCCCTACAACTGCGTAAGCCTTTCTGAAGCTTAGTAGAGGGTGCTCTTATAAACCAATATACTTCAAATACTGAACTACTTCAAATATTCAGACCAGTtagaaagtgttttgttttgttttgtttttttggaaaaataataggGCAAATGGTCTCAGTTAAACTTTTATTCCTTTCAACACTGATAGAAGTTTGT
This sequence is a window from Excalfactoria chinensis isolate bCotChi1 chromosome 16, bCotChi1.hap2, whole genome shotgun sequence. Protein-coding genes within it:
- the PATZ1 gene encoding POZ-, AT hook-, and zinc finger-containing protein 1 isoform X3 — its product is MERVSEAAACGPSSGCYTYQVSRHSADMLHSLNQQRKNGGRFCDVLLRVGDESFPAHRAVLAACSEYFESVFSAQPGDGAAGGGEGGSAEAAAAGGASAAGGGVPGGGRELEMHTISSKVFGDILDFAYTSRIVVRLESFPELMTAAKFLLMRSVIDICQEVIKQSNVQILVPPTRPDIMLFRPGAADLGFPLDMTNGAALAPNGNGIAGMPEDEATRAALTAAQSSLPVLQGVDRLPMVAGPLSPPLLASPFQNVAASAPTLGTKRGRGRPRKANLLDSMMFGAPGGLREAGILPCGLCGKVFTDANRLRQHEAQHGVTSLQLGYIDIPPPRLGENGIPGQDDPDAPRKRSRTRKQVACDICGKIFRDVYHLNRHKLSHSGEKPYSCPVCGLRFKRKDRMSYHVRSHDGSVGKPYICQSCGKGFSRPDHLNGHIKQVHTSERPHKCQTCNASFATRDRLRSHLACHEDKVPCQVCGKYLRAAYMADHLKKHSEGPSNFCTICNRGFSSASYLKVHVKTHHGVPLPQVSRHQESIPNGGAAFHCIRTYGIKEGQKCSHSDPIESSDSYGDLSDTSDLKTPEKQSTNGSFSCDMAVSKNKMETEAEKKYPCPECGSFFRSKSYLNKHIQKVHVRALGGPLGDLGPALGSPFSPQQNMSLLESFGFQIVQSAFASSLVDPEVDQQPMGPEGK
- the PATZ1 gene encoding POZ-, AT hook-, and zinc finger-containing protein 1 isoform X2, which codes for MERVSEAAACGPSSGCYTYQVSRHSADMLHSLNQQRKNGGRFCDVLLRVGDESFPAHRAVLAACSEYFESVFSAQPGDGAAGGGEGGSAEAAAAGGASAAGGGVPGGGRELEMHTISSKVFGDILDFAYTSRIVVRLESFPELMTAAKFLLMRSVIDICQEVIKQSNVQILVPPTRPDIMLFRPGAADLGFPLDMTNGAALAPNGNGIAGMPEDEATRAALTAAQSSLPVLQGVDRLPMVAGPLSPPLLASPFQNVAASAPTLGTKRGRGRPRKANLLDSMMFGAPGGLREAGILPCGLCGKVFTDANRLRQHEAQHGVTSLQLGYIDIPPPRLGENGIPGQDDPDAPRKRSRTRKQVACDICGKIFRDVYHLNRHKLSHSGEKPYSCPVCGLRFKRKDRMSYHVRSHDGSVGKPYICQSCGKGFSRPDHLNGHIKQVHTSERPHKCQQENGSHHGISSETSTAIEKLKLQETCNASFATRDRLRSHLACHEDKVPCQVCGKYLRAAYMADHLKKHSEGPSNFCTICNRGFSSASYLKVHVKTHHGVPLPQVSRHQESIPNGGAAFHCIRTYGIKGQKCSHSDPIESSDSYGDLSDTSDLKTPEKQSTNGSFSCDMAVSKNKMETEAEKKYPCPECGSFFRSKSYLNKHIQKVHVRALGGPLGDLGPALGSPFSPQQNMSLLESFGFQIVQSAFASSLVDPEVDQQPMGPEGK
- the PATZ1 gene encoding POZ-, AT hook-, and zinc finger-containing protein 1 isoform X1; the encoded protein is MERVSEAAACGPSSGCYTYQVSRHSADMLHSLNQQRKNGGRFCDVLLRVGDESFPAHRAVLAACSEYFESVFSAQPGDGAAGGGEGGSAEAAAAGGASAAGGGVPGGGRELEMHTISSKVFGDILDFAYTSRIVVRLESFPELMTAAKFLLMRSVIDICQEVIKQSNVQILVPPTRPDIMLFRPGAADLGFPLDMTNGAALAPNGNGIAGMPEDEATRAALTAAQSSLPVLQGVDRLPMVAGPLSPPLLASPFQNVAASAPTLGTKRGRGRPRKANLLDSMMFGAPGGLREAGILPCGLCGKVFTDANRLRQHEAQHGVTSLQLGYIDIPPPRLGENGIPGQDDPDAPRKRSRTRKQVACDICGKIFRDVYHLNRHKLSHSGEKPYSCPVCGLRFKRKDRMSYHVRSHDGSVGKPYICQSCGKGFSRPDHLNGHIKQVHTSERPHKCQQENGSHHGISSETSTAIEKLKLQETCNASFATRDRLRSHLACHEDKVPCQVCGKYLRAAYMADHLKKHSEGPSNFCTICNRGFSSASYLKVHVKTHHGVPLPQVSRHQESIPNGGAAFHCIRTYGIKEGQKCSHSDPIESSDSYGDLSDTSDLKTPEKQSTNGSFSCDMAVSKNKMETEAEKKYPCPECGSFFRSKSYLNKHIQKVHVRALGGPLGDLGPALGSPFSPQQNMSLLESFGFQIVQSAFASSLVDPEVDQQPMGPEGK
- the PATZ1 gene encoding POZ-, AT hook-, and zinc finger-containing protein 1 isoform X4, which gives rise to MERVSEAAACGPSSGCYTYQVSRHSADMLHSLNQQRKNGGRFCDVLLRVGDESFPAHRAVLAACSEYFESVFSAQPGDGAAGGGEGGSAEAAAAGGASAAGGGVPGGGRELEMHTISSKVFGDILDFAYTSRIVVRLESFPELMTAAKFLLMRSVIDICQEVIKQSNVQILVPPTRPDIMLFRPGAADLGFPLDMTNGAALAPNGNGIAGMPEDEATRAALTAAQSSLPVLQGVDRLPMVAGPLSPPLLASPFQNVAASAPTLGTKRGRGRPRKANLLDSMMFGAPGGLREAGILPCGLCGKVFTDANRLRQHEAQHGVTSLQLGYIDIPPPRLGENGIPGQDDPDAPRKRSRTRKQVACDICGKIFRDVYHLNRHKLSHSGEKPYSCPVCGLRFKRKDRMSYHVRSHDGSVGKPYICQSCGKGFSRPDHLNGHIKQVHTSERPHKCQTCNASFATRDRLRSHLACHEDKVPCQVCGKYLRAAYMADHLKKHSEGPSNFCTICNRGLQAPGVHPEWGSSIPLHQNLWHQRRTEMFTFGPD